Sequence from the Nocardiopsis sp. YSL2 genome:
GCGCGACGGGCAGGACTCGCCCGTCGCGGTCGCCCGGTTCAGCCGGATGGCCCTGTGGGCCTACGCCGGTGTGGCCGTCAGCGGCGCGGCCAGCGCCCTGGCCCGGCTCGCTTCGGTGACGGACCTGGTCGCCACCGAGTACGGGCTCATCATCATCGTCAAGGTCGTGCTGTTCGCGGTCCTGGGCGCGTTCGGCTACCTGCACCGCGAGCACGCGCTGCGGCGGATCGGGGACGCGCCGCCCGGGCAGGAGGGGCGGTCGTTCCGACGCGGGGCCTTCCTGCGGATCGCGGCCGTCGAGGTCCTGGTGATGGCCGCCGTGATCGGTGTGTCCGTCGGTCTGGGGCGCACCGCTCCTCCGCCGCCCCTGGAGGGCACGGTCGATCCCGCCGCCGCGATCCTGGGCTTCCCCGTCCCGCCGCCCATGAGCCTGCAGACCCTGCTGACGCTGTGGCGCCCGGACCTGTTCTTCATCATGCTCGTCGTGGTCGGGGGCGGCCTCTACGCGGCGGGCGTGGTCCGCCTCGTGCGGCGCGGTGACGCCTGGCCGGTCGGCCGCACGGTCGCCTTCGCCCTGGGCCTGCTCACGATCGTGGCCGTACAGCTCACCGGGTTCGCGACCTATTCCATGGTGCTGTTCTCCACGCACATGATCCAGCACATGGTCCTGTCCATGCTCGTGCCGATCCTGCTGGTGCTGGGCGCACCGGTGACCCTGGCGCTGCGAGCGCTCAAGCCCGCCAGGCGGCGCGGCGACCGGGGCCCGCGCGAGTGGCTGAACCTGTTCCTCAACAGCCGCTTCTCCAAGGTCGTCACGCATCCGGCCGTCGCCACGCCGCTGTTCGTGATCAGCCCCTACGCGCTGTACTTCACGCCGCTGTTCCCGAACCTGATGAACGACCACCTCGGTCACCTGTTCATGGGCGTGCACTTCCTGCTCGCGGGATTCCTCTTCTACTGGATCATCGTGGGGGTGGACCCCGCACCGCGGAAGATCCCCTTCCTCCTGCGCATCCTGTTGCTGCTGGTGGCGATGGGATTCCACGCCTTCTTCGGCATCACGATCATGATGCAGTCCGCGCCGATCGCCATGGACTTCTACAACCAGTTCGAGGTGCCGTGGCTGGAGGGCCAGGCCGAGGACCAGTACGAGGGCGGCGGCATCGCGTGGGCCCTCGGTGAGATCCCGACGGTGCTGGTCATGCTCGCGCTGGTCGTGCAGTGGTCGCGCGACGACGAGAAGGAGGAGCGCCGCCGCGTGCGGCACAGCCGCCGCAACGGCTCCGACGACGCCGACATGGACGACTACAACGCCTACCTGGCCGAGTTGGACCGCCGCTCGCGGGGGCTCCCGCCGACGGGCCGGGGCGCGGACGCGGACGGCTGAGTCCGGACGGGCCCGCGCGCTCCGTCCCCGCGCTCCTCCCGGGCCCGGCACCGCGCGCGGTACAGGGGGCCGGTCCGTCGATCGACGGACCGGCCCCCTGTACCGGGGCGGAAGGCGGCTCAGGCCACCAGGGCGCCCACCCCCGCGCCCACCAGGCCGAGCGCCAGGCAGAACACCAGGCCCAGGGCCAGGACCGGCAGGGACGGCGTCAACCCGGCGGGAACGGCGCTTCCGGTCGCCGCCGCCCGACGGCGGGCGATGACGGGCAGCAGTGCCACGTTCACGGCGTAGACCACCGCCACCACGCAACTCGCGACGGCGAAGGCCGCCCAGAAGCCCTTTCCGCCGACCAGGGTGTTCGCCGCGGCCAGCGAGGGCAGCGCCACCAGCAGCACCACCGAGGCGGCCCCGAACGCCACCCGTACCGGGGGAGTGGCCCCGCGGGCGCTCCCGGAGAGCACGAGGAGAAGACCGATGAGGGCCGCCATCATGATGGCGCCCACGATTCCGAACACGGCGATGTTGACCAGCGAATTCACGCTGGTCATTCTCCCACCGCCCCGGCGCGTCCCCGACCCGGGTCGGCCGAAGCCCAGCCGCGCCCCCGTGGGGTCGAAGCGACCACCAGGTCCTACGGAACGCAGGGGGCAGAGGTGTACCGCCAAGCCCGCCCCGACCACAGGGGGTCCACCCGGGCCAGAGCGAGCAGGGCTGCGCCGTAGGCGTCCGTCGAGGGTGGCGGCGGGCGAC
This genomic interval carries:
- a CDS encoding cytochrome c oxidase assembly protein, translated to MAPPAQNTTSSPQERDDAPGPGLVPVVAGAGAVLCLGALVLTLILGGAAFPVLIPGLPDAGQAVRWGLPLSKVVMDASAVLAVGLLLLAAVLLPSERGRLSEQATEYVRGATWAALAWAVAAVFTMYFQASEFLARPFGGVSVDEVTAYAGSVSTGIALMFVVLITTGIALFGRTVVTATGALWLLVLGLIAVTPPGLTGHSASSGAHELAVTGLALHVIAITAWVGGLAAVTYHAVRRDGQDSPVAVARFSRMALWAYAGVAVSGAASALARLASVTDLVATEYGLIIIVKVVLFAVLGAFGYLHREHALRRIGDAPPGQEGRSFRRGAFLRIAAVEVLVMAAVIGVSVGLGRTAPPPPLEGTVDPAAAILGFPVPPPMSLQTLLTLWRPDLFFIMLVVVGGGLYAAGVVRLVRRGDAWPVGRTVAFALGLLTIVAVQLTGFATYSMVLFSTHMIQHMVLSMLVPILLVLGAPVTLALRALKPARRRGDRGPREWLNLFLNSRFSKVVTHPAVATPLFVISPYALYFTPLFPNLMNDHLGHLFMGVHFLLAGFLFYWIIVGVDPAPRKIPFLLRILLLLVAMGFHAFFGITIMMQSAPIAMDFYNQFEVPWLEGQAEDQYEGGGIAWALGEIPTVLVMLALVVQWSRDDEKEERRRVRHSRRNGSDDADMDDYNAYLAELDRRSRGLPPTGRGADADG